A stretch of the Streptomyces venezuelae genome encodes the following:
- a CDS encoding non-ribosomal peptide synthetase — protein sequence MASFAQRRLWFLDQLAGGSADSLLPLALRIRGTLDVPALERALAGIVDRHEVLRTRFVQVDGEPVPRVDPPGALVVERAEAADAEELFDRELDRPLDLATEHPMRVTLARLGTGEHLLLIVVHHIAVDGWSWDVLLRELAAGYRGEEPAAPALQYAQVARAEAERLTGPRMERLLGYWRDRLTGVSPLALPADRPRPEFWDGSGDVVRFHLPAELVGEVDRVAREHRATRYMLLLSVYQALLARYSGRSDIAVCTTLADRGQAEVAGVIGPFVNTIVLRTDLSGEPSFAELLGRVRGRALQDFSHFEAPFDRVVGAVGAERDLSRHPLAQASFTLLNTVPEPARLDGLDVALVRTPLRGTPLDVFLDLGLAADGGIAARLQYATALFDADTMRQFTEGYVGLLRAVVAEPDRPVAELAARIAPLPGGERSRLIALAGGPTATSPTATSSAAAPPFEISGQADAVALVCGDESLRYAELDALTGALAARLVAAGVTPGTPVGVCMRRGIPAVAAMAAVWRAGGVFVPLDRQLPQDRLRFMTAEAGVALVLTDPDTTALATTLGPATLLPESMTAAGGASTADAGTGTGAVGAAGPARTGAAAAASAAGAGTAGATGAAGVADSGTGADAAGAGAASAGVPATVDGGAGGPGAAVGGGHASGAAAAEGGAVSAGGATAWHRAAPEELAYVIFTSGSTGRPKAVGVEHRALDAHVAAARAEFGVTAADRVLAFSSFCFDASFDQLLTALGCGATVVVRPDEQWLPGRIAEEVRQHGITVLNLPPTYWAELAHALDDRTAPALASLRLLILGGESVPAGALAAWQAAVPQARVCNAYGPTETTVTATTHTAGPADGGPVPIGRPLGGRRAYVVDAYGELVPEGVPGELLIGGPELARGYLGQPAMTAQRFVPDPYGAEAGGRLYRTGDLVRRLPSGELEFLGRTDDQVKIRGFRIELGEVEAVLRECPGVVAAAVAVGVDAQGGQSLAGYVVPGADGGVEAAVLRAWCADRLPHYAVPADFVALDALPVNASGKLDRQALPAVAAGDRDRDRAVGGAEFVAPRDETERVVAEIWAEVLGVDRVGIDDGFFDLGGHSLLATMAVSRIAERLGREVELRTLFENPRIRLFGPLVAAAREAGAATVVPVDRSGPLPLSFAQERMWFLDRMSDVGDEYVLWFSWRMRGGLDREAWQGALDALVSRHEALRTALVEVDGRPVQRVVGGLGLPVEWHTVPAAGAAEPAAGGETGRLDLVREQAVAFATRRFDLAAPPLLRAGVWELGPEDHVSVIAFHHVATDGWSKDILIGELAEGYRARLAGREPELPPVPVQYGDFAVWQRDRLAAGGVLDRQLEYWEQTLAGVPVLELPTDRPRPAGWSGRGAAVELDLAPELAAGLGELARRYGVSRFTVLLAVTQLVLSRWSGQEDVAVGTPVAGRGQLELERLVGLLVNTVVLRSDLSGEPSFEEFLGRVRESVLGAFDHQEVPFERLVEQLRPERDPSRNPLFQVMFDVQESATGGPRVEGLEVEHFLLPWGSAKFDMTATFLLYPDRFALNVEYASDLFDAATVTRFAGHVGRLLESVLADPSTPVGRLELLSAAEYEELTAQPGGGYESGPGSGGQVAEVPPFEVCGDDPDAVALVCGEDSLRYGELDALTGGLALALTGAGAGPEVPVGVCLRRGVRSVAAMAAVWRAGGVYVPLDPQLPVDRLRYMVERAGVRCVVADAGTAERAAGLGVPVVSVDTVRPAPDAPRHVPDPRELACVIFTSGSTGRPKAVGVEHHAMAAHALAAREQFGITAADRVMNLASFSFDASLEQILPALGAGAAVVIRPDEVWTVEELAAQVRAEGVTVMEATPSYWEEIIARLDGVAGDLKSLRLAVTGGETLPSAPLARWFAHLPDVPFQNTYGPTETVISASSYLVTGPVEGRVPIGRAWGARRTYVVDAHDRLVPVGVPGELLVGGPELARGYLGQPALTAERFIPDPFGGAGGGGGRLYRTGDIVRRLPSGELDFLGRTDHQVKIRGFRIELGEVESVLEQYPGVHAAAVLVRELRGDRALVGYAAGQGAGLTAEALAAHCASVLPGYMVPAAFVLLDELPRTVQGKLDAAALPDPELPAAAESVPPRTPTEVVTAQIWAEVLGLPEVGIRDDFFALGGHSLRAVAVASRLRAAFDCPVQVRDLFDHPTVERLAVEVERQLVALIADMSDDEIDLSLTADF from the coding sequence GTGGCATCGTTCGCACAGCGGAGGCTGTGGTTCCTTGACCAGCTCGCCGGGGGTTCCGCCGACTCCCTGCTTCCCCTGGCCCTGCGCATCCGCGGCACGCTCGACGTCCCGGCGCTCGAACGCGCTCTGGCGGGCATCGTGGACCGGCACGAGGTGCTGCGCACCCGGTTCGTGCAGGTCGACGGGGAGCCGGTACCGCGGGTGGATCCGCCGGGCGCCCTGGTGGTGGAGCGGGCCGAGGCGGCGGACGCGGAGGAGCTCTTCGACCGGGAACTGGACCGGCCGCTGGACCTGGCGACCGAGCACCCGATGCGGGTCACGCTGGCCCGGCTCGGCACCGGCGAGCACCTGCTGCTGATCGTGGTGCACCACATCGCCGTGGACGGCTGGTCCTGGGACGTACTGCTGCGCGAACTGGCCGCCGGATACCGCGGCGAGGAGCCGGCGGCGCCGGCCCTGCAGTACGCGCAAGTGGCCCGGGCCGAGGCGGAGCGGCTGACCGGGCCGCGGATGGAGCGGCTGCTGGGGTACTGGCGGGACCGGCTGACCGGGGTGTCCCCGCTCGCCCTGCCCGCGGACCGGCCCCGGCCGGAGTTCTGGGACGGCTCCGGGGACGTGGTCCGGTTCCACCTGCCGGCCGAGCTGGTCGGCGAGGTCGACCGGGTGGCCCGTGAGCACCGTGCGACCCGGTACATGCTGCTGCTGTCGGTGTACCAGGCGCTGCTGGCCCGCTACTCCGGCCGGTCCGACATCGCGGTCTGCACCACGCTGGCCGACCGCGGCCAGGCCGAGGTGGCCGGGGTCATCGGGCCGTTCGTGAACACCATCGTGCTGCGCACGGACCTGTCCGGGGAGCCGAGTTTCGCCGAGCTGCTGGGCCGGGTCCGGGGGCGCGCACTCCAGGACTTCTCGCACTTCGAGGCGCCGTTCGACCGGGTGGTCGGCGCGGTGGGGGCGGAGCGGGACCTGTCCCGGCACCCGCTCGCCCAGGCCTCGTTCACCCTGCTCAACACGGTTCCGGAGCCGGCCCGGCTGGACGGCCTGGACGTGGCGCTGGTCCGGACCCCGCTGCGCGGGACCCCGCTGGACGTGTTCCTGGACCTGGGCCTGGCCGCGGACGGCGGCATCGCGGCACGGCTCCAGTACGCGACGGCGCTGTTCGACGCGGACACCATGCGGCAGTTCACCGAGGGGTACGTGGGGCTGCTGCGGGCGGTGGTGGCCGAGCCGGACCGGCCGGTGGCCGAACTCGCGGCGCGGATCGCGCCGTTGCCTGGCGGCGAGCGGAGCCGGCTGATCGCGCTGGCCGGCGGGCCGACCGCCACGTCGCCGACCGCCACGTCGTCGGCCGCGGCGCCGCCGTTCGAGATCTCGGGCCAGGCGGATGCGGTGGCGCTGGTCTGCGGGGACGAGTCCCTGCGGTACGCCGAGCTGGACGCCCTGACCGGCGCGCTGGCGGCCCGGCTGGTGGCGGCGGGCGTGACCCCGGGCACCCCGGTCGGGGTGTGCATGCGGCGCGGGATACCGGCGGTGGCGGCGATGGCCGCGGTGTGGCGGGCGGGCGGCGTCTTCGTCCCCCTGGACCGCCAGCTCCCGCAGGACCGCCTCCGCTTCATGACGGCCGAAGCAGGAGTCGCCCTGGTCCTGACGGACCCCGACACGACCGCCCTGGCCACCACCCTCGGCCCGGCCACCCTCCTGCCGGAGTCCATGACCGCCGCCGGCGGCGCGAGCACCGCGGACGCGGGTACGGGCACCGGTGCCGTCGGTGCGGCCGGGCCCGCCCGAACGGGCGCCGCGGCAGCGGCCAGCGCCGCAGGCGCAGGCACCGCAGGGGCCACCGGCGCGGCCGGTGTGGCCGACTCGGGCACCGGTGCCGACGCGGCCGGCGCAGGCGCCGCGAGTGCGGGCGTGCCCGCAACGGTTGACGGCGGCGCCGGCGGGCCGGGCGCGGCGGTCGGGGGCGGTCACGCCAGCGGAGCCGCGGCGGCCGAGGGTGGCGCCGTGTCGGCCGGCGGGGCCACCGCATGGCATCGGGCCGCGCCCGAGGAGCTGGCGTATGTGATCTTCACCTCCGGGTCCACCGGGCGGCCCAAGGCCGTCGGCGTCGAGCACCGGGCACTGGACGCGCATGTCGCCGCCGCCCGGGCGGAGTTCGGGGTGACCGCCGCCGACCGGGTGCTGGCGTTCTCCTCCTTCTGCTTCGACGCCTCCTTCGACCAGCTGCTCACCGCGCTGGGCTGCGGGGCCACCGTGGTGGTCCGCCCGGACGAGCAGTGGCTGCCCGGCCGGATCGCCGAGGAGGTCCGGCAGCACGGCATCACCGTGCTGAACCTGCCGCCGACCTACTGGGCCGAGCTCGCCCACGCCCTCGACGACCGCACCGCCCCCGCACTCGCCTCCCTCCGCCTGCTGATCCTCGGCGGCGAGTCCGTGCCGGCCGGGGCACTGGCGGCCTGGCAGGCAGCGGTACCGCAGGCGCGCGTGTGCAATGCGTACGGTCCGACCGAGACGACCGTCACCGCCACCACCCACACGGCCGGCCCGGCCGACGGCGGCCCGGTGCCGATCGGCCGCCCGCTGGGCGGGCGCCGGGCGTACGTGGTGGACGCGTACGGCGAGCTGGTGCCCGAAGGAGTGCCCGGCGAGCTGCTGATCGGCGGGCCGGAGCTGGCCCGCGGCTATCTCGGGCAGCCGGCCATGACCGCGCAGCGGTTCGTACCCGATCCGTACGGCGCGGAAGCCGGCGGCCGGCTCTACCGGACCGGGGACCTGGTCCGGCGACTGCCCTCCGGGGAACTGGAGTTCCTCGGCCGGACCGACGACCAGGTCAAGATCCGCGGTTTCCGGATCGAGCTGGGCGAGGTGGAGGCGGTGCTGCGGGAGTGCCCCGGAGTGGTGGCCGCCGCCGTGGCGGTCGGGGTGGATGCCCAGGGCGGGCAGAGCCTCGCCGGATACGTGGTCCCGGGCGCGGACGGCGGAGTCGAGGCGGCCGTGCTGCGGGCCTGGTGCGCGGACCGGCTGCCGCACTACGCGGTGCCCGCGGACTTCGTGGCCCTGGACGCCCTGCCGGTGAACGCCTCGGGCAAGCTCGACCGGCAGGCCCTGCCCGCCGTGGCGGCCGGGGACCGCGACCGGGACCGGGCGGTGGGCGGTGCGGAGTTCGTCGCGCCGCGCGACGAGACCGAGCGGGTGGTCGCCGAGATCTGGGCCGAGGTGCTGGGCGTGGACCGGGTCGGGATCGACGACGGGTTCTTCGACCTGGGCGGGCATTCGCTGCTCGCCACCATGGCGGTGTCCCGGATCGCCGAGCGCCTCGGCCGGGAGGTTGAGCTGCGCACGCTGTTCGAGAACCCGCGGATCCGGCTGTTCGGCCCGCTGGTGGCCGCGGCCCGGGAAGCCGGTGCGGCCACGGTGGTGCCGGTGGACCGGTCCGGTCCGCTGCCGCTGTCCTTCGCCCAGGAGCGGATGTGGTTCCTGGACCGGATGTCCGATGTCGGCGACGAGTACGTGCTGTGGTTCTCCTGGCGGATGCGCGGCGGCCTGGACCGGGAGGCCTGGCAGGGCGCCCTCGATGCGCTGGTGTCCCGGCACGAGGCGCTGCGGACCGCCTTGGTGGAGGTGGACGGGCGGCCCGTCCAGCGGGTGGTCGGCGGGCTGGGCCTGCCGGTGGAGTGGCATACGGTGCCGGCGGCAGGGGCCGCCGAGCCGGCGGCCGGGGGCGAGACGGGCCGGCTGGACCTGGTCCGGGAGCAGGCGGTGGCCTTCGCCACCCGCCGGTTCGACCTGGCCGCGCCGCCGCTGCTGCGGGCCGGGGTGTGGGAGCTGGGGCCGGAGGACCATGTGTCGGTCATCGCCTTCCACCACGTGGCCACCGACGGCTGGTCCAAGGACATCCTGATCGGGGAGCTGGCCGAGGGCTACCGGGCCCGGCTGGCCGGCCGGGAGCCGGAACTGCCGCCCGTGCCGGTGCAGTACGGGGACTTCGCCGTGTGGCAGCGCGACCGGCTGGCCGCCGGCGGGGTGCTGGACCGGCAGCTGGAGTACTGGGAGCAGACCCTCGCCGGGGTTCCGGTGCTGGAGCTGCCCACGGACCGGCCGCGGCCGGCCGGCTGGTCGGGCCGGGGCGCCGCGGTCGAGCTGGACCTGGCGCCGGAGCTGGCGGCCGGGCTGGGCGAGCTGGCCCGCCGGTACGGGGTGAGCCGGTTCACGGTCCTGCTGGCGGTGACCCAGCTCGTGCTGTCCCGCTGGTCGGGACAGGAGGACGTGGCGGTGGGCACGCCGGTGGCGGGCCGCGGACAGCTGGAGCTGGAGCGGCTGGTGGGGCTGCTGGTGAACACCGTGGTGCTGCGCTCCGATCTGTCCGGTGAGCCCTCCTTCGAGGAGTTCCTGGGCCGGGTGCGGGAGTCGGTGCTGGGGGCCTTCGACCACCAGGAGGTGCCGTTCGAGCGGCTGGTGGAGCAGCTGCGGCCGGAGCGGGACCCGTCCCGGAACCCGCTGTTCCAGGTGATGTTCGACGTACAGGAGTCCGCGACCGGCGGTCCGCGGGTGGAGGGGCTGGAGGTGGAGCACTTCCTGCTGCCGTGGGGGTCGGCCAAGTTCGACATGACGGCCACCTTCCTGCTGTATCCCGACCGGTTCGCGCTGAACGTGGAGTACGCGAGCGATCTGTTCGACGCGGCGACGGTCACCCGGTTCGCCGGGCATGTGGGCCGGCTGCTGGAGTCGGTGCTGGCCGATCCGTCGACCCCGGTGGGGCGTCTGGAGCTGCTGTCGGCCGCCGAGTACGAGGAGCTGACCGCGCAGCCGGGCGGCGGGTACGAGTCCGGGCCCGGGTCCGGCGGACAGGTGGCGGAGGTGCCGCCGTTCGAGGTCTGCGGTGACGATCCGGATGCGGTGGCGCTGGTGTGCGGGGAGGACTCCCTGCGGTACGGCGAACTGGACGCCCTGACCGGTGGCCTGGCCCTGGCGCTGACCGGGGCCGGGGCGGGCCCGGAGGTGCCGGTGGGGGTGTGCCTGCGGCGCGGGGTGCGGTCGGTGGCGGCGATGGCCGCGGTCTGGCGGGCGGGCGGCGTGTACGTGCCGCTGGACCCTCAGCTTCCGGTGGACCGGCTGCGGTACATGGTCGAACGGGCCGGGGTCCGCTGCGTGGTCGCCGATGCGGGCACGGCGGAGCGGGCGGCCGGGCTCGGGGTGCCGGTGGTGTCCGTCGACACGGTACGGCCGGCGCCCGACGCGCCGCGGCACGTACCCGATCCGCGGGAACTCGCCTGCGTGATCTTCACCTCGGGTTCCACCGGCCGCCCCAAGGCGGTCGGGGTGGAACACCATGCAATGGCCGCGCATGCGCTGGCCGCGCGGGAGCAGTTCGGCATCACCGCCGCGGACCGGGTGATGAACCTGGCCTCGTTCTCCTTCGACGCCTCGCTGGAGCAGATCCTGCCCGCGCTCGGTGCGGGTGCCGCGGTGGTGATCCGGCCCGACGAGGTGTGGACGGTGGAGGAACTCGCCGCACAGGTGCGGGCGGAGGGGGTGACCGTCATGGAGGCCACCCCGTCGTACTGGGAGGAGATCATTGCGCGGCTCGACGGGGTGGCGGGCGATCTGAAGAGCCTGCGGCTGGCCGTCACCGGCGGTGAGACCCTGCCGTCGGCGCCGCTGGCCCGCTGGTTCGCACACCTGCCGGACGTACCGTTCCAGAACACCTACGGGCCGACGGAGACGGTCATCTCGGCCAGCTCCTATCTGGTGACCGGGCCGGTCGAGGGGCGGGTGCCGATCGGCCGGGCCTGGGGGGCGCGCCGGACGTATGTGGTGGACGCGCACGACCGGCTGGTGCCGGTCGGGGTGCCGGGTGAACTCCTGGTCGGCGGACCGGAGTTGGCCCGCGGCTACCTGGGGCAGCCGGCGCTGACCGCGGAACGCTTCATCCCGGACCCCTTCGGCGGTGCCGGGGGTGGCGGCGGCCGGCTGTACCGTACGGGCGACATCGTCCGCCGGCTGCCCTCGGGGGAGCTGGACTTCCTCGGCCGGACCGACCACCAGGTCAAGATCCGCGGGTTCCGCATCGAACTCGGCGAGGTGGAATCCGTACTGGAGCAGTACCCGGGGGTGCATGCGGCGGCCGTGCTGGTGCGCGAGCTCCGCGGGGACCGGGCGCTGGTCGGGTACGCGGCCGGGCAGGGGGCGGGGCTGACCGCGGAGGCGCTGGCCGCGCACTGCGCGTCCGTGCTGCCGGGTTACATGGTCCCCGCGGCGTTCGTCCTGCTGGACGAGCTGCCGCGGACGGTGCAGGGCAAGCTCGATGCGGCTGCCCTGCCGGATCCGGAACTGCCGGCGGCGGCGGAGTCCGTGCCGCCGCGCACCCCCACCGAGGTGGTGACGGCCCAGATCTGGGCCGAGGTGCTCGGGCTGCCGGAGGTCGGCATCCGGGACGACTTCTTCGCCCTCGGCGGGCACTCCCTGCGCGCGGTGGCCGTCGCGTCCCGGCTGCGGGCCGCGTTCGACTGCCCGGTCCAGGTACGGGACCTGTTCGACCACCCGACGGTGGAGCGGCTGGCGGTGGAGGTGGAACGCCAGCTGGTCGCCCTGATCGCGGACATGAGCGACGACGAGATCGACCTGTCCCTGACGGCGGACTTCTGA